The genomic region CGAGCAGCCCGCCGTCTTCGGTCACCTCGAAACCCGGCGGGACGTCGGCATCGAGCGGGAAGCGGCGCAGGATCTCCTGGCAGAAGGCGTGGAAGGTGGTGGTGCGGACCGGGTGCGGCGCGCGCAGCAGGCGTTCGAACAGGCCGCGCGCCGCGCGCCGGCCGCCGGCATCCGTCGGCGCGCCGATGGCGTGCAGCTGCTGCTCCAGCGCCGTCTCCTCGAGCGCGGCCAGCTCGGCCAGCCGGGCGGTCAGGCGCGCCTGCATCTCGCCGGCCGCCTTGCGCGTGAAGGTGACAGCGAGGATCGCGCCGGGCTCGGCGCCGTCGAGCAGCAGCCTGATCAGGCGCGCGATCAGCAGCCAGGTCTTGCCGGTGCCGGCCGAGGCCATCACCGTGACGTTGTCGCGCGGCGCCGAGGCGGCGACGACCGGATCGGTGGCGGTGTTCATGGCGCTATCGCCCCGGGTTCAGGTTCCGCATCTGCCCACGACTGCTTGCGGCACAGCGGCAGGGCGAAACAGTATGCGCAGGTCGCCTCGTCGCCCCAGGCCGGCAGTTCGGCGCCCGCGCGCATCTGCTCCACCAGTTCGACCAGACGCGCCGCGTTGGCGCGCGCGAGGTCCGCGAGCGCCGCGCCCTCCAGCACCGCCCCGGCGCGCACCTTGTCGTGTCCGAGTCCGAGATACTGCACCTGCTGCGGCGGCTCCGGCAGCAGCAGCGCATAGAAGGGAAGCTGCACGGCTTCGCCGCTCATCACCTCATCCGCGGTGGGCACGGCGCCGGTCTTGTAATCGGTGACGGTGGCGCCGTCATCGCCGCGGTCGATCCGGTCGAGGCGGCCGCGCAGGGTCACGCCGGGATGGAAATCCTCGCGCACCGCCCGCACCTCGACCGCGTGCACGCGCCGCTCGCGCGCGAACTCGAGCTGCCAGTCGACGTAGTCCGGCACGATCTCGAGCCAGCGCTGCAGCCAGGCGCGGTGGACGACATTGTCCTCCAGGTCGTCGGCGAACACGCGGCGCGAGAGTTCCTCCAGACAGGCGATGGCGCGCGCGCGGTCGTGCGGACCGGGGGTGGCGTCGAACGGCTGGACGCGGCCGTCGCGGCTGCCGCCGTGGAACCACTCGAGCACGCGGTGCACGCGCTCGCCGTAGTCGGCCTTCTCCAGCGCCTCGCGCACGTCTTCCGGCGCGCTCAGCCCGAGGCAATCCGCGGCGTAGAACTGGTACGGACAGTCGATCAGACGCTGATAGCGGGTGGCGGAATACTCGCGCGGCAGCAGGTCCGCGGGCAGTTGCACGCGCGGCGCCGGCGCGGGTCGGGCCGGCGCCGGGCTCGTCGGGGCGATCTGGGCGCGCGGATCCCTGACCAGCGCTGCGAGGCCGAGATCACCGAAATCCTGTCCGTAGGCGAGGCGGTGGAAGGTGTCGAGTAGCGTCAGCCACGGGCTCGGCAGCGGGGCGGCATCCGCCTCGCGGTGCAGCGTGAAGAGCGTCTCCGGCGCGCATTCCAGCGCGCAGCGGAAGTGATAAAAGCGCTGGTTCTGCCGCTCCTGCGCCGAGGGGATGCCCAGTTCGCGCCGCACACCGGTATTGAAGTAGGGGCTCGGATTGTCGCCGCCCGGCAGTTGGCGCGCGTCCGCGCCGGCAATGACAAGGCCGTCGAACCGGTTCAATCCGCACTGTGCCAGGGTCAGCAGGTGTACGGGACCATCCGCGCGCGGCGGGATGAAGTTCGCGCGCTCGAGCGCGCGCCCGAGCCAGGTGCGGAACTCGAGCCAGTCCAGCGTCGGCGCGCGCTCGCGCAGCGCGGCGCGCATCTCCCGCAGTTTTTCCAGCACGGCGTCCCCCGCCGGGTCCGCGGCGAGATTGTCGCGCAGGGAGAGGTGCTGCAGGGCGTGATCGAGGGCGTCGAGCAGGCGGTCCGCGCCGTGGCGTCCGCGCGCCAGGGCGCGCAGCGGCCGGGTCGCCTCTTCGACCAGGTCGAGCAGCGCATGCAGCGCGCGGCGTTCGTCGTCCGACCAGCCGAGCTCCTCGCGCAGGCGCGCGTAGCGGTAATCGATGTGATCACGGTAGCGGCGCAAGCCGCGGGCGATGTTCTCGTGCAGCACGATGTCCTGCTCGAGGTGATAGACGGACCTGAGCCGGGCCTCGCGCTCGTCGGGCCGGAACAGGAAGGGCGATTTGAGCAGGTCGAGCAGGGGCTGGTAATGGTAATCCTCCTCCACCGTTTCCAGCAGGCGCTCCAGCGCCGCCGCCGCACTGGTTGTCGACAGCGCCCAGCCCACGCGGTCGACCAGGACGACGCCGGCGCGTTCAAGCAGGGCGCGCACGCGCCGCGCGAGGCGGCGATCCTCGATGACGACGCCGACCTCGCGCCGGCCCGCCAGCAGCCAGCGCCTGACCTGGAGATCGATCGCCCGCGCCTCGTCCTCTGCGCTGTCGGCGACGAACTGATGAAAGCGGTCCCGTACCGGACTCACCGCATGTGCGCGCCGGAAGCGCGCGGCGCGTTCCGCGAGCTGCTCATCCGCGGGCTGCGCGGCGAATACGGCGTCGATGAAATCCGGCGGCACGGACGGTGCCTCCGGTGGCGGAACATCGAAACCCGCGAGCACGCCGCGCGTGACCGCGTCCGGATGGAAGTCGTCGGCGCCGGCGCGCGACGCGGCGTTACCCTGCACGAACAGGGTGGCCCGGCCCTGCGCGAGCAGCGGGCGCAGCCAGGCACGCTCCGCCGGGGTGAAGTGCGAGAATCCGGCGAGATAGAGATGGCCCTCCGGCGGCGCGGCGTACCCGGCCAGCTTGCTGATGTAGGACGCATGCGGGTCGCTGCTGCCTTCCTCGGCGTGCTGGAGATGCCAGGCGCGCCACAGCGTATCGATCAGGGCCGCCTCGCGCGACAAGGCGGAGACCGCCTGTCCCGCGCCGAGTCCGTAGCCGCGCCGGAGCAGTCCCTCGAGTTCCCCGCCCGCGGGCAGGTGGATCTGGTGGCGGGTCAGTTCATCGAACAGCACGAGCAGGCTTTCGCCCATCGCCCAGGCGCTGCCCGCGCCGAGCAGCCGCCGGTGTTCGCGCAGCACCTCGACGAGGATCAGCTCGCGGCGCAGTTCGTTGCGCAGCACCAGGGCGCTGTCCGCCACGGTGCGGTCGATCCACTGCGGCAGGGTGTCGATATGCGGACCGAGCAGCGCCGGCCGCCGCGCGCGCGCGAGCAGCAGCCGGCGCAGGCGGTCGGCGGTCTGCGGTCCGGGCAGCAGCACGACCGCCCGGCTGAGGTCGGGGAGGTCGGCCCCGTGTCGCGCGACGAGACGATCCGCCAGCTCGGCGAAGAGGTCCCCCGCGTAGGGGACCACGATGATCGAAGGATGGTTCGGGGCGGGCGGGGCAGGCGGTGCGGCGTTCAAGGCATCGGGGCGCGCGGCTTGCCCGCGATCAGCGCTCGAGGTACTGGGTCTTGTCGGTGACCTTCGCCCATTCGTCGGCGTCGGGCAGCGCGTCCTTCTTCTCGCTGATCACCGGCCAGAGCTTGGCGAGTTCGGCGTTGAGCTGGATGTATTGCTGCTGGTGCGCGGGCACGTCGTCGTCGGAGTGGATGGCCTCGATCGGGCATTCGGGTTCGCACAGGGTGCAGTCGATGCACTCGTCGGGGTCGATCACCAGGAAGTTGGGGCCTTCATGGAAACAGTCGACCGGACACACCTCGACGCAGTCGGTGTATTTGCACTTGATGCATTCCTCGGTTACCACAAAAGTCATCCGTCGTTCTCCTCAGTTTCCAAGCGGTGTCGCCGTCGTTCTAATTATGGGCATTATGGTAATCGCTATGCCGGTGCCGCGCCAGTGGGAGGGCTGGCGAAACCCGGCGCGAAACCCGCACAACACGCTTGGTTTTACGGCCCTCAGTCCCGGTCGGCGAGACGCCTCAGGCGGTAGAGCAGCTCGTGCGCCTCGCGCGGGCTCAGGCCGTCCGGGTCGGCGTCGCGCAGGGCGGCGAGGGCGGGATGATCCGGCGCGGGAAACAGCGGGAGCTGCGGTCGCGCGTCCATCACGCGTCCGCGCGCGACCGCCCCTTCCTCGAGCTGCTGGAGGCGCCGCCGGGCCTCCTCGATGACGCGGCGCGGGATGCCGGCCAGCGCGGCCACCTGCAGGCCGTAGCTCTGGTTGGCGGGGCCCTCCATCACGGCGTGCAGGAAGACGATCGTGTCGCCATGCTCGGCTGCGTCGAGATGCACATTGACCACCCCGGGCAGGGTCTCGGGCAGCGCGGTCAGCTCGAAGTAGTGGGTCGCGAACAGTGTGTAGGCCCGCACCTCGCGCGCGAGGTGCGCGGCGCAGGCCCAGGCGAGCGAGAGGCCGTCGAAGGTGCTGGTGCCGCGGCCGATCTCGTCCATCAGCACCAGGCTGTGCGCGGTGGCGTTGTGCAGTATGTTCGCCGTCTCGGTCATCTCGACCATGAAGGTCGAGCGCCCGCTCGCGAGCTCGTCCGCTGCGCCGATGCGGGTGAAGATGCGGTCGATCGGGCCGATCACGGCGCGCGCCGCGGGGACATAGCTGCCGATGGCGGCGAGAATGACGATGAGCGCGGTCTGCCGCATGTAGGTGGATTTGCCGCCCATGTTCGGACCGGTGATGATGAGCATTTGGCGGTCGTCGGCGAGCCGCGTGTCGTTGGCCACGAAGGGCTGCTCCAGCACGGCCTCCACCACCGGATGCCGTCCGCCCTCGATCAGCAGGCCGGGCTGATCGGTCAGTTCGGGCGCGTTCAGGTTCAGGCTGTCGGCTCGCTCGGCAAGGTTGGCGAGCACGTCCAGCTCGGCCATCGCCTCTGCGCTGGTCTGCAGCGCCTTCAGGTGTGGCGCCAGCAGCTCGAACAGCCCGTCGTACAGGTGCTTCTCCCGCGCCAGCGCGCGTTCGCGCGCCGACAGCACCTTGTCCTCGAACTGCTTCAGTTCGGGCGTGATGAAGCGCTCGGCGCCCTTCAGTGTCTGGCGCCGGATGTAGTCCGCGGGCACCGCCTCGGCGCGTGACCGGGTGATCTCGATGTAATAACCGTGCACGCGGTTGTAACTGACCTTGAGGCTTGGGATGCCGCTGCGCGCGCGTTCGCGCGCCTCCAGGTCGATGAGGTACTGGCCGGCGTTCTCGCTCAGCAGGCGCAGCTCGTCGAGCTCGGCGTCGTAACCCGGTGCAATGACGCCGCCGTCGCGCACCAGGCCGGGCGGCGTCTCGACCAGGGCGCGGCGCAGCAGCCCGCTCAGCCCGGGATAATCGCCGAGGTCGGTGTCGAGCTGCCGCAGGCGCGGCGAATCAAAGCCCTGCACGGCGGCGCGCAGGCCGGGCAGATCACACAGCGCGTTGCGCAGCAGGGCGAGGTCGCGCGGACGCGCGGTGCGCAGCGCGATGCGCGCCAGCGTCCGCTCCACGTCGCCGATGCCGTGCAGCTGTTCGCGCAGGGCCTTGAAGCCCTGCCGCTCGAACAGCGCGCCGACGGCGTGGAGGCGTTGCCGCAGGATGTCGCGATCGCGCAGCGGGCGGTTGATCCAGCGCCGCAGCAGGCGGCCGCCCATCGGGTTGACGGTGCGGTCCATGACCCATGCCAGGGTGTGCTCGCTGCCTCCGGCGATGCTGGTCTCGAGCTCGAGGTTGCGCCGGCTGCTGGCGTCGATGATGACGGCCTCGTCGCGACATTCGACCCGCAGGGAGTGGATGTGCGGCAGCGCGGTGCGCTGGGTCTCGCGCGCGTATTCGAGCAGGCAGCCCGCGGCGGCGACGCCGGCGGATGCCTCGTCCGCGCCGAATCCGCGCAGGTCGCGCGTGCCGAACTGTGCGGTGAGCAGGCGCACGGCATGCTCGAAGTCGAAGTGCCAGGGCGGGCGTGTGCGGATCCCGCGGCGCGATTTGAACGGTTCTGCCGCGCGCAGCTCCTCGCTGATCAGCAGTTCGGCCGGGCGCAGCCGTTCCAGCTCGTCGCGCAGCGCCCGCGCGTCCTCGACCTGCTGGATGGCCAGGCGTCCGCTGGCGAGGTCGAGCGTGGCGAGGCCATACATGACGCCATCCGCATGGACGGCTCCGAGCAGGTTGTCGCGCCGTTCGTCGAGCAGGGTCTCGTCGGTGACCGTGCCGGGAGTGACGATGCGCACCACCTTGCGCTCGACCGGTCCCTTGCTCTGCGCCGGGTCGCCGATCTGCTCGCAGATTGCCGCCGACTCGCCCAGCGCGACCAGGCGGGCGAGATAGCTGTCGATCGAATGGTAGGGCACGCCCGCCATCGGGATCGGCGCACCGTCCGACTGGCCGCGCGCGGTCAGGGTGATGTCGAGCAGGGCGGCGGCGCGGCGCGCGTCGTCGTAGAAGAGTTCGTAGAAGTCCCCCATGCGGTACAGCAGCAGCATGTCCGGATGCTGCGCCTTGATGCGCAGGTACTGCTGCATCATCGGCGTATGGCGCTGGAGGGCTTCAGTTTCGAGCGCAGTATCCACTTGCATCAACCAGGGTGTCCGGGGCTCCGCCCCGCATTATTGCAGTCCGGGGACGAGGAGTTATTGCCCGGCGCGGTTATTCGATCGGCGTGTCGGGGCTATTGCCCCACTCGGACCACGATCCGGGGTAGCCCTTGATGCGGGTGTAGCCGAGCGACTTCAGCACGATGTAGCTGTGCGCCGAACGCTGGTGGGTGTGGCAGTGCAGGATGATCTCCTTGTCCGGCGTGATGCCGGCGGCGGCGTAGAGTGCGCGCAGTTGATCGTCCGCACGCAGACGCATATCGCCGCCGCCGGCCAGCGCCTGCGACCAGTCCACGTTGACCGCGCCGGGAATGTGGCCGGCGCGCTGGGCGCGCTTGTCGGTGCCGGCGAACTCGGCCGGGGTGCGTGCGTCGAGGATGGCGACCGCCGGGTCGCCCAGGTGCATCCGTATGTACTTCATGTCGGTCTGGTGCTCGGGGCGGTAACTGACCGGATACGTGCTCGCCTCCACCTTGGGAGCCGGACCGCTTTCCACCGGAAGCTGCGCATTGAGCCAAGCCTGCAGACCGCCGTCCAGCAGCGAGAAGCGCGCGTGGCCGATGACGTCCAGCGTCCACAGGAAGCGGCTGGCCTTGAGGCCGTTCTCGCTGTCGTAGGCGACGACGTGGGATTGCGGCGAGATGCCGGCATCCGACAGCAGGCGGCCAAAGTTCTCGGCGGGGGGCAGCAGGCCCATTACCGGCGGGCGGCTGGCGGTGACCTGCGCGGCGTCGATGTTGACCGCGCCCGGGATGTGCTGGCGCAAGAACGATGCGGCGTTCGAGAGGTCGACGATCACGATGTCCTCGGCGTCGAGTTGCCGCGCCAGTTCGGCGGGCTGCAGGATCAGCGGGGTAGCAGTCATAGGGTCTCCGGCCGTGCAAGGGTTAGTCAGAGGTATCCCGCGCGGGAATGGCAAGACATTACCTGAATGCGTCGAGATTGCAAACAGGCGCGCCCGCTTGCGGAGGTGTTCACTCGTCCTTCTTGCGAATGGCGGGATGGATGGCGACGGATGCGGGTCGCGGGTGCGGCGCCGCGGGCGTTTCGCGGCCGGGCGGTACGACCTCGAGGATCTCCAGCGACCGGATCGACGAGCGGCAGCACATCATGAGGGCGAATTCCTCCAGGTTGACGAGGGTATCGCGCATTCCGCGTTCGGTGCATCGCGCGGACGGTGCCTGTGCCGGATCGCCCGGTTTGTCGCTGGTA from Gammaproteobacteria bacterium harbors:
- a CDS encoding PD-(D/E)XK nuclease family protein — its product is MVPYAGDLFAELADRLVARHGADLPDLSRAVVLLPGPQTADRLRRLLLARARRPALLGPHIDTLPQWIDRTVADSALVLRNELRRELILVEVLREHRRLLGAGSAWAMGESLLVLFDELTRHQIHLPAGGELEGLLRRGYGLGAGQAVSALSREAALIDTLWRAWHLQHAEEGSSDPHASYISKLAGYAAPPEGHLYLAGFSHFTPAERAWLRPLLAQGRATLFVQGNAASRAGADDFHPDAVTRGVLAGFDVPPPEAPSVPPDFIDAVFAAQPADEQLAERAARFRRAHAVSPVRDRFHQFVADSAEDEARAIDLQVRRWLLAGRREVGVVIEDRRLARRVRALLERAGVVLVDRVGWALSTTSAAAALERLLETVEEDYHYQPLLDLLKSPFLFRPDEREARLRSVYHLEQDIVLHENIARGLRRYRDHIDYRYARLREELGWSDDERRALHALLDLVEEATRPLRALARGRHGADRLLDALDHALQHLSLRDNLAADPAGDAVLEKLREMRAALRERAPTLDWLEFRTWLGRALERANFIPPRADGPVHLLTLAQCGLNRFDGLVIAGADARQLPGGDNPSPYFNTGVRRELGIPSAQERQNQRFYHFRCALECAPETLFTLHREADAAPLPSPWLTLLDTFHRLAYGQDFGDLGLAALVRDPRAQIAPTSPAPARPAPAPRVQLPADLLPREYSATRYQRLIDCPYQFYAADCLGLSAPEDVREALEKADYGERVHRVLEWFHGGSRDGRVQPFDATPGPHDRARAIACLEELSRRVFADDLEDNVVHRAWLQRWLEIVPDYVDWQLEFARERRVHAVEVRAVREDFHPGVTLRGRLDRIDRGDDGATVTDYKTGAVPTADEVMSGEAVQLPFYALLLPEPPQQVQYLGLGHDKVRAGAVLEGAALADLARANAARLVELVEQMRAGAELPAWGDEATCAYCFALPLCRKQSWADAEPEPGAIAP
- a CDS encoding sulfurtransferase, giving the protein MTATPLILQPAELARQLDAEDIVIVDLSNAASFLRQHIPGAVNIDAAQVTASRPPVMGLLPPAENFGRLLSDAGISPQSHVVAYDSENGLKASRFLWTLDVIGHARFSLLDGGLQAWLNAQLPVESGPAPKVEASTYPVSYRPEHQTDMKYIRMHLGDPAVAILDARTPAEFAGTDKRAQRAGHIPGAVNVDWSQALAGGGDMRLRADDQLRALYAAAGITPDKEIILHCHTHQRSAHSYIVLKSLGYTRIKGYPGSWSEWGNSPDTPIE
- the mutS gene encoding DNA mismatch repair protein MutS produces the protein MQVDTALETEALQRHTPMMQQYLRIKAQHPDMLLLYRMGDFYELFYDDARRAAALLDITLTARGQSDGAPIPMAGVPYHSIDSYLARLVALGESAAICEQIGDPAQSKGPVERKVVRIVTPGTVTDETLLDERRDNLLGAVHADGVMYGLATLDLASGRLAIQQVEDARALRDELERLRPAELLISEELRAAEPFKSRRGIRTRPPWHFDFEHAVRLLTAQFGTRDLRGFGADEASAGVAAAGCLLEYARETQRTALPHIHSLRVECRDEAVIIDASSRRNLELETSIAGGSEHTLAWVMDRTVNPMGGRLLRRWINRPLRDRDILRQRLHAVGALFERQGFKALREQLHGIGDVERTLARIALRTARPRDLALLRNALCDLPGLRAAVQGFDSPRLRQLDTDLGDYPGLSGLLRRALVETPPGLVRDGGVIAPGYDAELDELRLLSENAGQYLIDLEARERARSGIPSLKVSYNRVHGYYIEITRSRAEAVPADYIRRQTLKGAERFITPELKQFEDKVLSARERALAREKHLYDGLFELLAPHLKALQTSAEAMAELDVLANLAERADSLNLNAPELTDQPGLLIEGGRHPVVEAVLEQPFVANDTRLADDRQMLIITGPNMGGKSTYMRQTALIVILAAIGSYVPAARAVIGPIDRIFTRIGAADELASGRSTFMVEMTETANILHNATAHSLVLMDEIGRGTSTFDGLSLAWACAAHLAREVRAYTLFATHYFELTALPETLPGVVNVHLDAAEHGDTIVFLHAVMEGPANQSYGLQVAALAGIPRRVIEEARRRLQQLEEGAVARGRVMDARPQLPLFPAPDHPALAALRDADPDGLSPREAHELLYRLRRLADRD
- a CDS encoding ferredoxin family protein; the encoded protein is MTFVVTEECIKCKYTDCVEVCPVDCFHEGPNFLVIDPDECIDCTLCEPECPIEAIHSDDDVPAHQQQYIQLNAELAKLWPVISEKKDALPDADEWAKVTDKTQYLER